The DNA segment GGCCGTTTAACACTGCCAGTCACCACGAGTTTGACTTTGTTGCGGAAGGCTTGTGGACGCGAGGCGAATGGTTCTTCCCATTCGCCGGCAGCGATGAGTTCTGTGGCGCGGTGTTGTTTTTCCGCCAGCTGCTGCGGGTATGGCGTGAGTAGCTCGGTGCACGAGCGGCATTTTCCCCGTTGGAAATAGTCGCAATTCAGGACCTGTGAGTTTACTGGGCGATCATGTATCGTAACTCGAACATTGTGAGAGTTTTTAAGCATCAAAGAGTTTTCTTCCAGTTGTCGAATATTGATTTATGTAAGATTCCCGGTACTTCTTGTTGTTCAACTCCAGCGAAGTCACAAGCATCTGAAAAGCTATCGGCACATATCGCCACCATCTCCGAAATCATGGCAAACGCATCCTTTTCCCGGATCCCATAATTCGGTGCTTGGTTTACCACACTCATCAGATTATAGGTACGTTCACCATTTCTTCCATACGCCATAGCACTATTCGCGTCCCACCCAGATTGCCGTGTTGTTTCAAGATCGAAAACTGGCGCTAACTGGTACTGGTCCCCATCCCAGATGAAGGCATGGTTTCGCGCGTGGTCATCCGTGTTCCCTATAAGGATATTGGTGACGATACGTCTAAAAACTTCGCGAGGGTTCCCAGATTTTTCTGCTAGATCTAGGTATGACACTCGCGGAATCAATGCGTTCTCTTCGTTATAGAGCGTCACAAGTGACCGGGTATGGGAACGCAGTTGCCCGTTCCGGTCGAAGCGATCAATTATCAGAGCATCGCGACCGTTTATTTTTTCCACAGAAAATTCTGGTACAACTAAACCCATTTTCTGAGCTAAAAATAGCGCACACGCTTCAGTTCGTATGAGCGGTCTAGTTTCACTTGATGTCGACAACTTGACGATCTTTGAGTCAATAATGATTTTCGGACGTGACCCGCCAATGGATGTGCCATGGTTCAGCGCAATATGGACGCTCTGATCGAGGCGTTTGTGCGCTAGAAGATCCTGGATTGATTCTTCCAGTTCGTCTAGTGAAATATTTCCATTTTCCCGTGGTGCATAGTGCGTTGGTGATGTTTGGAAATCTAATGCGCCAAATCTATTAGATCCTGATTCCAACAAGTAGGTTTCAGTAGATTGTTCGATGTTTCCGTGCCGGTAGTCGATAACCATCTTTCCCCAGCCATCCGGCAGGCCATCGGTAAAGACGCCGTGGAGGGATAAACCTGCCGGCGGTAAGAAGACGTGTCGGCTAAGGGGCAGATCTTCAGCGAGCGCGATAGCGTTCTCCCGTGCCAGATAGGATTTAGCGTAAGCAAAATCGAATCTAGTGCCGACCTGATGTAAAACACCAGCAACTACTGGAGTTGTGCTTTCTGCTAGCCACGTCCAAACATAAATATCGCTTGTTTTAGAAGTCGACATTGATTGGCTCCACACGTCGTATTCGTTCAGGTAAAAGCGCTACATGTTCCCCTGATCGCGCTCTCATTTCCGCGATTTTTTGTGGCAGCTCCTCACCAAATATCGGGATTCGCAAAACTTGCAGTACACGTAAAACTATTGCGATTGCTGTGGTGGGGGAACCTGCTTCAATGGATGCTATTGTTCTCGTCGAGCAGTGTGCTCGCTGAGCGAGTTCTGCTTGAGTCCATTGGTTGTTTGCGCGCGCTATACGTACATTGTTGCCGATGATGAGAAGTACATCCTCAACGTATGCGTTCGGTTCAATCTGCGTTCGCCCCATTTCCCCTCCTTATGCAATAGTATAATGCTTAAGCGTTCTAGCACTCAAACTATTGCATGTCACTCCGTCCGATATCTTCGCCGGCGAGGAATGCGGCGACGTCGCGCTTGGCCTGCTCGATCCCGACGAAGTGTACTGCGCGTAGCCCGGCTTCGCGGGCGCCGACGACGTTGGCGTAGGTGTCATCAAAGAACAAAATCTCATCGCCGTCAACGCCAAGTGCATCAATTGCCGCCCGATAGATTGCGTGGTCTGGCTTGGCGAGTCCGAGTTCGCAGGAGAAGAGTGAAACGTCGAAGAGGTGAATCCACGGCTTGTTTTCTTTCAGCCACGCCAAGTGGGTTGCGGGCACGTTCGACAGGACGTTGGGGTGAAATCCGCCGTCGTGTAGTTCTTGGAGCCAGGTGGTCATGTCCTCGTGGTGGAGTGACCAGGATTGAACGTCGGCACGTTCGGTTTCGTCAACAAGTCCAGGAATGCTGCGGAAGTCGACGTCGAGTTCGGCGCCGATAGCATCAAGGAACTCGCCGTAGTCTTGGGTTCCAGCATCGAGCGGGTCGCGCTTTGCACGGTAGAGGTGGTCGAATGCGGCACGGTCGACGCCGAGTTCGCTAAGATGTGCAGCGCGGTGAATACCAGCAACGCCTTCGTCGTTTTGTACGCTCATGAACAGGCCGAACAGATCAAATAAAATTTTTCGCATACTGCTATTGTCTCATTTTTTAGCGACGTGAAACATTCCACCAAGACTCTGGGCAGTCATCTGACTAAACTAAAACCATGCCTTCCCTCTCACAAATCCCTTCAAGAACCCTAAAAACCGCAACGTTTTTCATTGATGAATCGGAGTCAAAATCCTCTGCCGGAAAATTTTTCGTCATCGGTCTTGCAAAAACATATCTTCCCTGGAAGCTCTCATGGGAAATGCGCCATATTCGCGAACGTCATTCATTCAAAGATGAATTTAAGTTCGCGAAAGTAAAAACGATACTCTACCAATTTACAAGCAGCTTATCGATGTTGCCTATACGTCGAAAACTTTATTCGGAGCATTCGTTCTCGATTCTAGAACATCTGATCAGTTCGGGGATCGTCCGACTTGGGCTGTCCAAGCACAGCTGACCGCGCAACTAATTCGCGGAACAATGAAGCGAGGGGAACTAGGGACAGTTGTCACCGATATTATTACTACGCCTAAAGGCACGTCGCTGGCTGAATCCGTGAAGTCTCAAATTAATTCACAATTGGACTGTCTGGCTATCGTTGGAGCAATGGATATTGATTCTCGTGCCAGCACTGAACTTCAATTAGCAGATTTATTCGCTGGTGCGGTCAACTATGAAAGAAAATCCTTGGCAGGACTTACCAGTGGTAATGTCTCTGGCTCGTCCCCCAAGGGACAACTAGTTAGATATATTCAACAGGTATACAGTCTCGATAGCTTTGCTGACATAAAGCAATATCTTGTCAGCATCAAAACTGCTCAGACTAGATAAAATCAGCACTCATGCGATAAACTGGCGACATAGATGGTCCTGACTGTTATGGTCTGTAGCTATCTTAGCGGTCCTGACTGTTATGGTCTGTAGCTGCTTCAAGGGTTTTATTACCTCTTAAACTTCATGTGGGTGCGTTTTTCTAACGCACCCACAATCATTTTACTTCCGCTTCTTCGCCCGCCGGGTAGGTTCAGCGTGCGCGGGATCTTCGGGCCACGGGTGACGCGGGTATCGCCCGCGCATATCAGCGCGCACGCCCGCATACGGTCCGGCCCAAAATGAGGCGAGGTCGTCGGTGATGGCGAGCGGGCGTTGGGCTGGCGAGAGCAGTTCGAGGGTGACTGGCACGCCGCATATTTCCGGGGTGGCCTCCCATCCGAATGCTTCTTGGATGCGCATTCGCACTCGCGGCCGTTCTCCGACGTAGTCCACGCGCGCACTGCCTAACGGGGTGTCGATGCGTTCGGGTGCAAGTTCGTCGAACATATGCGCTTGTTCCCAAGGTTTCAGACTGGCGACCGCACCGTCGAGATCGATTCCGCGGGCGGTAACGAAGGGCATCAGCCACGCCTCAACACTGTCAGCTAAAACCTGGTCGGAGACGTCTGGCCAGGGCTGCCCGAGTGCGCGGTGCAAGAATGCTAACCGCTGCCGGGTCGCGGTGAGAGCTTCGGTCCACGGCAGGTTGGCGATTGGTCTGCGACGCACCTGTTCTTGCCGGGCGGCGAGGAGCTCTGCGACGGAGAGTTTGGCGGGGGTACGCGACAGTTCGATTGCGCCCAGCCAGCGCACCCGCGAGCCGCGCAGGGTTTCGTCGTCGATCTCGGTTGTTTCTGTAAGTAGGTGTTTGCCGACGACGGTTGCGGTCACGACGTCGATCGGTGTAGCTGCGTAGATGAGGGCTTCGGATCGGCCTTGTGCTTTGCCAAGGTCGGCAATTGCGAGCCATTCTTCGCCGACCAGTGGCGAGGAGGCGGGTAGCACGGCGCCGGTGCCGTTGGCGAGTACGTATCCGCGTCCGCGAGCGCGCGCGATCCAGTGCGGGTGGGCAAGTCCGACGACGATACCGACGGCGTCGTCCCAAGTGGGTGTCGGATCGGGGGCGGGTTCACCTGAGGTTGCGGTGCGGGTTTCGCCGGAACTTGCGCCGCGGGAAGTTGCGCCCGGCGTTTCGAGGGTTTTGCGTAACCGGCGTCGTTCGCGTGCCAACACCGGATCGTTACGGCGTCGGCGAATTGCGCTCGCAACCTCTCCCCCATCTACCCGACTGTCGCTGGCCAGAAAAGCCACGATTTCGGCAACCGTATCTGGGCGAACGTATGTGCTGCCGTCAAGCAGTGCGCGGGCCAAATTAGCTTTAAGTGGCAGTTGGGCGGCGCGCTGGCCGCGGGGAGTAATCGTTCCGGTTTCATCGATAAAGCCGAGTGCGGAGAGTTCAGCGGTAGCATGTGCAAGATTGCCGGGATGCGGTTCGTCAAGCAGTGCAATGCCGTGCATGCCCGGCGCACCCCATGCCGCGCATTGCAACAATGCGTCGGTGAGGTCTGCGGTTCGAATCTCGGGAAGCGAATACTTCTCGGCACGTCCGAGCTGAATACACCGATATGCGAAGCCGGGGCCTTCACGCCCGGCACGTCCGGCACGTTGAATCATGGATGCTTGGGAAGCAAAGACGGTCACTAGCCCGCCGATTCCGGCATCCACGCGGGCTTGCCGGGCCAGTCCGCCGTCGACGACGATCCGCACACCTGGTACGGTCAGCGATGATTCGGCCAACGCGGTTGCGACGATTACGCGCTCGCCACGCGCTTCCAACACCCGATCTTGTTCACGCGGATCGAGCTGGCCGTGCAACCCAAACACCGGAATATCAATATTGCTCAACCGGCTAACAATCGCCGAAATTTCACGCACGCCCGGCACAAACACCAGAATCGAACCGGCGTGTTCGCGGTGGGCTTGGCGTATTACCTGCACGATGTGGTCGAGGAAGCTGTCAGCTACCACAATCGCGCCAGACCCAGTGGTGGTGAGCGGCTGCGGGCCAGGCACTTCCACCTCGTCTACTGGATGAAGAAGTCCGGGCACCTCGATAATGCGGGCATCGAGCAGAGCAGCGGTTTGCTCTAATGCCACCGTAGCTGACATGGCAACAACTTGTAGGTCTGGGCGCAACGCGCTTTGGGAGTCGAGCACGAACGCGGTAGCAAGATCAGTATCGAGGTCGCGTTCGTGAATCTCGTCGATAATCACGCAACCGACACCGGGCAGTTCCGGTTCAGATTGCAACATGCGCAACAACACGCCAGGGGTGACCATCTCTATCCGAGTTCCGGGTTTTGTTTCGCCCCGAACCCGATATCCTACTTGCACGCCGACCGGTTCGTTCAGTAACTGTGCGATTCGCCGGGCAGCTGCGCGGGCCGCCACGCGCCGGGGTTGAACCACAATGACTTTACGGTGTTCGACGTCGGAATCATCAGCTAACCCAGCAGCGCTCTCTAACCGGGCCGCACACGCAACCGGAACCAGCGTTGTTTTTCCGCTTCCGGGCGGAGCTGCGATAACCAAGTTTGCTGTTTGGTCAACGATCTCACCAAGAGCTTGCCGCACGGGAAGGTCTGGCGGAGCAGCACAAATTTGAGAAAATTTCACGTATTGCCAGTTCACGCGTCGAGTAGCGAACGTACCGAATGCAGAACTGATTGGCGGACGTCTTCTAGCGGCAAACCGTCGTCGAGCGCACGCAACCCACAATCCATCAAGCTGCGCACAATCCGGGCATTCATTGCAGCCCGCATCGGATCAATTTGTTGACACAGTTCCACTACCGTGTGGGCAAGTTCGCGATGGAAGTTGACTACCGACGGAGGCAAGTTCTCCATCGACGCAAATGTTTCTGGCGTGAACTTAGTTTTCTTCAATACGTTGATCAGCCACTGATGGCCGGTTTGTGCACCCAATTCTAAACTGACATCTACTAGTGCTATCAGTTTATCGGCAGGGGCATCTACAGCCTGTGTGGCAGCCGTGGCGCGCTCTTTCCAAATCGGTAAGTAGCGTTCCAGCACCAGCAGACGGAGATGGTCGACTGATTGCACGTATCGATAGATGGAGTTACGTGCTATACCCGCTTTTTTGGCGATCGCTCCGGCAGTAAACGCCTGTTCTTTGGGTGATCGTAGAATCTCCTCGGCGGAGTTAATAAGCTTTTCGAAAACGATATCGTGATGCTCTTTCACCGTAGGAGCAGAGATCCGCGGCATCGCCATTCCTTTCTTAACGCCGTGACAAGCACGTAACATAACGTCGTTATAGATAACAGTCTAAGCCTACATCGTAATGTAAAACCAACTACTACCAAAGTCCAGTGCTCGCGCGCGCAGTCACATCGACACACTGAACACCATAGACATTTAGTTGCTAAATCGCTGACTGTGGATTGGATTGTGTGCGAAATGAAGAGTTCATGCGACAATGCTGTTATGGACTTTATGACATGGGCACACCAGGTGGCATCGAAACATTCACAATTACAAGACGCGCTCATCACTGTTGATGACGAGTGGCTCGATATTTTATTGGCTGATGGTCGTTCTTTCCGATTCCGCCCAGGGGCGCTAATCCGCAAGGATGCCAACTTAGATGCACGAACTGATATTTTGAATCGTCTGCTCACTATCGGTATCGCACAGGCCGTTGCGCCAACCACTCCAGAACACAACACCACTAGCGAACCTGAGCCGGTTGACTCCAGCGAACCTAACCTTGATTCGCTTATTTCCTCCTTCTTCGATGCCGGTGCCACACGTTCGGAACAAAGCCCACTTTCTCACAGCGATTGCGACGACGACACCACATTTTCTACCCTCACCGCCGGCCCTGACGTGAACTATTTCCCGCGGGTAGATTCAGCCCCGTTCTTCCTGCGCTCGCATAACGATGGTGATTCGATTATCTACCTGCCTATCACCGATTTCGTTGCGGTGGGGTTGGTACGCGAAACGCCACTTGGCCAAGTCCCGGTCTACTATTCCCAAACCGAAGGAGACTTGCGTGATATTGGTGAGTTACTCTCCGAAGGCGTTGCTAATTTACGGCTGGGCGTCAATAGCGGCGGAAAAGAAAACCAGATTACGCTCGGTTTTGCTCAGCTCGGCAAAGGCCAGGTTGTCTCATTCATGTCTCCACCCGGATATGAACTCTCTTGGTGGTGCGACGTGGAAATGATG comes from the Arcanobacterium phocisimile genome and includes:
- a CDS encoding type II toxin-antitoxin system HipA family toxin, with the translated sequence MSTSKTSDIYVWTWLAESTTPVVAGVLHQVGTRFDFAYAKSYLARENAIALAEDLPLSRHVFLPPAGLSLHGVFTDGLPDGWGKMVIDYRHGNIEQSTETYLLESGSNRFGALDFQTSPTHYAPRENGNISLDELEESIQDLLAHKRLDQSVHIALNHGTSIGGSRPKIIIDSKIVKLSTSSETRPLIRTEACALFLAQKMGLVVPEFSVEKINGRDALIIDRFDRNGQLRSHTRSLVTLYNEENALIPRVSYLDLAEKSGNPREVFRRIVTNILIGNTDDHARNHAFIWDGDQYQLAPVFDLETTRQSGWDANSAMAYGRNGERTYNLMSVVNQAPNYGIREKDAFAMISEMVAICADSFSDACDFAGVEQQEVPGILHKSIFDNWKKTL
- a CDS encoding helix-turn-helix transcriptional regulator, encoding MGRTQIEPNAYVEDVLLIIGNNVRIARANNQWTQAELAQRAHCSTRTIASIEAGSPTTAIAIVLRVLQVLRIPIFGEELPQKIAEMRARSGEHVALLPERIRRVEPINVDF
- a CDS encoding HAD-IA family hydrolase, which gives rise to MRKILFDLFGLFMSVQNDEGVAGIHRAAHLSELGVDRAAFDHLYRAKRDPLDAGTQDYGEFLDAIGAELDVDFRSIPGLVDETERADVQSWSLHHEDMTTWLQELHDGGFHPNVLSNVPATHLAWLKENKPWIHLFDVSLFSCELGLAKPDHAIYRAAIDALGVDGDEILFFDDTYANVVGAREAGLRAVHFVGIEQAKRDVAAFLAGEDIGRSDMQ
- a CDS encoding DUF3800 domain-containing protein is translated as MPSLSQIPSRTLKTATFFIDESESKSSAGKFFVIGLAKTYLPWKLSWEMRHIRERHSFKDEFKFAKVKTILYQFTSSLSMLPIRRKLYSEHSFSILEHLISSGIVRLGLSKHS
- the hrpB gene encoding ATP-dependent helicase HrpB; the protein is MNWQYVKFSQICAAPPDLPVRQALGEIVDQTANLVIAAPPGSGKTTLVPVACAARLESAAGLADDSDVEHRKVIVVQPRRVAARAAARRIAQLLNEPVGVQVGYRVRGETKPGTRIEMVTPGVLLRMLQSEPELPGVGCVIIDEIHERDLDTDLATAFVLDSQSALRPDLQVVAMSATVALEQTAALLDARIIEVPGLLHPVDEVEVPGPQPLTTTGSGAIVVADSFLDHIVQVIRQAHREHAGSILVFVPGVREISAIVSRLSNIDIPVFGLHGQLDPREQDRVLEARGERVIVATALAESSLTVPGVRIVVDGGLARQARVDAGIGGLVTVFASQASMIQRAGRAGREGPGFAYRCIQLGRAEKYSLPEIRTADLTDALLQCAAWGAPGMHGIALLDEPHPGNLAHATAELSALGFIDETGTITPRGQRAAQLPLKANLARALLDGSTYVRPDTVAEIVAFLASDSRVDGGEVASAIRRRRNDPVLARERRRLRKTLETPGATSRGASSGETRTATSGEPAPDPTPTWDDAVGIVVGLAHPHWIARARGRGYVLANGTGAVLPASSPLVGEEWLAIADLGKAQGRSEALIYAATPIDVVTATVVGKHLLTETTEIDDETLRGSRVRWLGAIELSRTPAKLSVAELLAARQEQVRRRPIANLPWTEALTATRQRLAFLHRALGQPWPDVSDQVLADSVEAWLMPFVTARGIDLDGAVASLKPWEQAHMFDELAPERIDTPLGSARVDYVGERPRVRMRIQEAFGWEATPEICGVPVTLELLSPAQRPLAITDDLASFWAGPYAGVRADMRGRYPRHPWPEDPAHAEPTRRAKKRK
- a CDS encoding TetR/AcrR family transcriptional regulator; amino-acid sequence: MPRISAPTVKEHHDIVFEKLINSAEEILRSPKEQAFTAGAIAKKAGIARNSIYRYVQSVDHLRLLVLERYLPIWKERATAATQAVDAPADKLIALVDVSLELGAQTGHQWLINVLKKTKFTPETFASMENLPPSVVNFHRELAHTVVELCQQIDPMRAAMNARIVRSLMDCGLRALDDGLPLEDVRQSVLHSVRSLLDA